AACTGAAACAGCCACAAACTGCAGGGTGAAGAGCGAGCTCCGTCCCGTCGTTGCGctccctcctcgtctgcttcctctctccctctctctctcgttcgtCTCGTACTGCCGAGCCCGGGGCACACCGTGCTGCGTATCGTCATGCCCTACACTGCTGCGCGTAGGGTGGGCGAAAAAgcgccgctggtgtcggGTAACTTCTCTGAGATGCACAGAGACCCTTACTTGGAGGAGCTGGGCCCTGGAGTCCCCGTGTACAGTGCCTCAGCTATCAAAGACGATCGCACGAGTCGCACGTCtggcaccacctccaccgttGGCTGTGATTCCTCCGAAGATGACGACTCTAGCTGGGACACGGAGAAACCCAAGTTGGGAAACAACCATGACGGGAAACAGCAGACACAATGCACCTTCTACACGCCCGGTGGACGTCCCTCAAACAATGAGCTGTGGCGCTTCCGCGCGCGCGGCTGCCAGGACTGCTGGGCAGCGCTCTTCCTCGCAGCACTCGTCGCGGTCGTACTGCTCTGGGGTATGGAACAGGTGTGGCAATTGCAGCTGACGGAGCGCGACCTCGCCGTTATCGGTGGTATCGCCGAGTGGGGGGGCTATGCAAAGGTATCCGCCGACGCGGATGCGACGGGCACCTCTGTCCAGGGtaaggtgctgcgccgtacggcagcgctgcgggcTGGTGTGGCAGCCCTGTGGGCCAGGATGGGAGGTTTAGTGCCTCCAGCGGAGGCATACAACAGCGACCCCTCCCCGTCGTCCTCCTACGCTGACATGACTGGCTCTATCATGCGAGTACTGATATggtgtgcagcggcggcagccaccaccatcctGGCCGCGTACGGCGGACTCCTTCTCATCGCTGTCTACCCCCGCCAACTTATATTTATCCAGTCCGCTGTTGCGTCGATGTTGTCCGTTGTCTCTGCCGGTGTGGCCCTCGCTCAAGGCGCGCTACTGACTGCAATGCTCTTCGGTCTTACGTCGCTCATGCCGCTGTTGTGGATCTACCTCATTCAGGACCGGATCCCCTTCACCGCCACGATGCTGTGCGCTACTGTATCGCTCCTTCGACGTCATCGCAGCCTCTTCATCATCTCTCTCAGCTCCGCCATCGCGAGCTGGTGCTTTGTcgtgacagcggtggtgtgtgtgctgccgaGCGTGCTGCGTCTTCTCGCTGGCACGGCGGCCGGCAAGGATACCGTCTACTCCATTGTCGTCGTTTTCAGTGTCTTCTgggtgcaggaggtgctcgGCGCACTTGTGCATGTGACTGTGTGCGGCGTGGTGGCCACGTGGTACTTTGCCGGTGAGGGGCGCATCCCATCCTTCCCCGTGTGGTGCGCGTTCCAGCGTGCCACCACGACAAGCTTTGGCTCTGTCTGCCTTGGCTCCCTCATCACTGCTATTGCGTCCTTTATTCGCTTCCTCATCGAtacggcgcgcagcagcaacgacggcgacagcTTCTGTATGTGCATCATGAGCTCTCTGGTGGGTTGTATCGAGGACTTGGTGCGGTACTTCAATCTCTATGCCTTCGTCCACGTGGCCGTGTACGGGTGCAGCTACGTCGACGCCGCCAAGGAGACTTG
Above is a genomic segment from Leishmania panamensis strain MHOM/PA/94/PSC-1 chromosome 14 sequence containing:
- a CDS encoding plasma-membrane choline transporter, putative (TriTrypDB/GeneDB-style sysID: LpmP.14.0380), which translates into the protein MPYTAARRVGEKAPLVSGNFSEMHRDPYLEELGPGVPVYSASAIKDDRTSRTSGTTSTVGCDSSEDDDSSWDTEKPKLGNNHDGKQQTQCTFYTPGGRPSNNELWRFRARGCQDCWAALFLAALVAVVLLWGMEQVWQLQLTERDLAVIGGIAEWGGYAKVSADADATGTSVQGKVLRRTAALRAGVAALWARMGGLVPPAEAYNSDPSPSSSYADMTGSIMRVLIWCAAAAATTILAAYGGLLLIAVYPRQLIFIQSAVASMLSVVSAGVALAQGALLTAMLFGLTSLMPLLWIYLIQDRIPFTATMLCATVSLLRRHRSLFIISLSSAIASWCFVVTAVVCVLPSVLRLLAGTAAGKDTVYSIVVVFSVFWVQEVLGALVHVTVCGVVATWYFAGEGRIPSFPVWCAFQRATTTSFGSVCLGSLITAIASFIRFLIDTARSSNDGDSFCMCIMSSLVGCIEDLVRYFNLYAFVHVAVYGCSYVDAAKETWRLVKQCAFSAIFNDSLTGQVIGILTFMSALLVAFLTWLVTWNAGAVTLMFFMSLAVSSIFYNPVSSCVTTLFVCFAEVPVGLQLSFPELYAALVSADAGYTQRRGKTNMYGTALV